The DNA region GAGCTCGCGGACCTCGGGAGCGACGTCGACTCCGTGCACAACGGTCAACCTAGGCCATCGGGACCCACCCGTGCCGCTGCGAGCAGTCGCGCCGGCCCCCGGCACCCGCCTGCCTGGGCCGGTCGGCGTTTGTGCGCGGGCACAGCGCCGACCGCGCAATCTCGGTGCTCCGGGCCGATGCCCCGGACCCCGGTCGCGAGTGACCATGGAGACACCACCCGACCACCGGAGGACACCGACCATGAGCGACCTGGCTGCGACACCCCTCACCGACAACGCCACCCCGTACGACGCCCTGCTGGTCGACGCCGCCGTCGGCCCCCTGCGCCGGTTCGTCCCGGACCTCTCCACCGCCAAGTGGGCGGTCAGCCTGGCCCGCAAGCCCCGCACCACCAGCCGGCGGTTGCGCGACCTGGCCGGCGACGCGGCGCGGATCACGGTCGGCACCTCCGATGTGGAGCCGCGGCGGGGCGACCGTCGTTTCAAGGACGCCGGCTGGACGCAGAACCCGCTGCTGCACCGGCTGGTCCAGCTCTACCTGGCCGGTGGCCGCACGGCCGAGCAGCTGGTGGAGGACGCCGAGCTGAACGACCGGGACCGCAAGCGGGTCCGGTTCCTGGTCGAGAACATCACCGAGGCGGTCTCGCCCAGCAACGTCCCGCTGCTGCACCCGGAGTCCGCCAAGGCGGCGATCGACACCGGCGGGATCAGTCTGGCCCGGGGCGGCGCGGCGCTGCTGAAGGACATCTCCTCCGCGCCCCGGCTGCCGGAGATGGTGGACGGGTCGGGCTTCCACCTCGGCGACAACATCGCCGGCACCCCCGGCGCGGTGGTGTTCCGCAACGAGCTGTTCGAGCTGCTCCAGTACACCCCTCAGACCGACGAGGTCTTCCAGGTGCCGGTGCTGATCGTGCCGCCCACGATCAACAAGTACTACGCGGTCGACCTCGCCCCCGGGCGGAGCATGGTCGAGTTCCACCTGCAGAACAACCGGCAGGTCTTCGTGATCTCCTGGCGCAACCCGGACGCGCGGCACGCCGCCTGGGACCTGGAGTCCTACGTGCAGGCGATCCTCGACGCCCTCGACTCGGTGGAGGAGATCACCGGCAGCGAGCAGACCGCCCTGGCCGCGATGTGCTCGGGCGGCATCCTGGCCACGATCGCCGCGGCGTACCTCGCTGCCACCGGGCGCCAGCACCGGCTGGCCGCCTTCCTCCTGGCCGTCACCGTGCTCGACAACGCCGGGGCGGGGACCGCCGAGGCGCTCGTCGACCCCGGGATGGCACGCCTCGCCAAGGCTCGGTCGGCCCAGCAGGGCTACCTCGACGGCCGGGCGCTGGCCGAGATCTTCGCCTGGCTGCGCCCCAGTGACCTGATCTGGAACTACTGGGTGAACAACTACCTGCTCGGCAAGAAGCCGCCGGCGTTCGACATCCTGTACTGGAACGCCGACCCGACCCGGATGACAGCCGGCCTGCACGCCGACTTCATCGACCTCGCGCTGGACAACCGCGTGCTCCGGCCGGGTGGGATGACGGTCTTCGGGGTGCCGATCGACCTCACCGCGCTCACCGTCGACACCTACGTGGTCGCCGGCATCGCCGACCACATCACGCCCTGGGAGAGCTGCTACCGCACCGTCGGGCTCCTCGGCGGCGAGACGCGGTTCGTGCTGTCCAACAGCGGTCACATCGCGGCGCTGGTGAACCCGCCGGGCAACGCCAAGTCCTCGTTCCACACCGGCCGGGACCAGGGCCCCGACCCCGGGCATGGCTGAAGACCGCTGAGACGCACGAGGGCTCGTGGTGGAACGATGCGGCCTCATGGCTCGCAGACCGCTCCGGCGACATGGTGGCAGCACCGAAGG from Nocardioides sambongensis includes:
- a CDS encoding alpha/beta fold hydrolase, with translation MSDLAATPLTDNATPYDALLVDAAVGPLRRFVPDLSTAKWAVSLARKPRTTSRRLRDLAGDAARITVGTSDVEPRRGDRRFKDAGWTQNPLLHRLVQLYLAGGRTAEQLVEDAELNDRDRKRVRFLVENITEAVSPSNVPLLHPESAKAAIDTGGISLARGGAALLKDISSAPRLPEMVDGSGFHLGDNIAGTPGAVVFRNELFELLQYTPQTDEVFQVPVLIVPPTINKYYAVDLAPGRSMVEFHLQNNRQVFVISWRNPDARHAAWDLESYVQAILDALDSVEEITGSEQTALAAMCSGGILATIAAAYLAATGRQHRLAAFLLAVTVLDNAGAGTAEALVDPGMARLAKARSAQQGYLDGRALAEIFAWLRPSDLIWNYWVNNYLLGKKPPAFDILYWNADPTRMTAGLHADFIDLALDNRVLRPGGMTVFGVPIDLTALTVDTYVVAGIADHITPWESCYRTVGLLGGETRFVLSNSGHIAALVNPPGNAKSSFHTGRDQGPDPGHG